One Oryza brachyantha chromosome 3, ObraRS2, whole genome shotgun sequence DNA segment encodes these proteins:
- the LOC102716578 gene encoding pentatricopeptide repeat-containing protein At3g23020, protein MMGPCDCFLHAPSPPPNPSSRLAAAAPGARRRDSNLSFQCSAVSAPARSAETCPNLVVPCRVHRRAAERRKSGRWGQYGGSLPAMLEALERTEDIGEALRPWKDTMSNRERTILLKEQKDWRRAVEVFNWFRRRRRHDVNVIHYNVVLCAVGRARRWDIVARLWHEMHSSGVAPDNSTYGTLIDVHCKGGREKMALLWLGDMFKRGLLPDEITMSIVLQVHKKAGEYEKAGLFFKRWSLESDVNMEGHPCYSLYTYNTLIDTYGKAGQLDKVSDTFNQMLREGVSPNIVTFNTMIHVWGKHHRMDQVASLMRTMEEFQCLPDTRTYNILISLYREIDDIDVAEYYFRKMKTENLLPDVVSCRTLLYGYSIKSLVNKAETLLKEMYERNLVIDEYTQSAVTRMYVNAGMLEKAWRWFEKFNYQMNSDCFSANIDAFGERGHILLAEKAFLCCLKRKMLSTCVCNVMIKAYGLVEKLDEACEIADGMARYGILPDNLTYSSLIQLMSTAKLPEKALYYLRKMQAAKLLIDCVSYSVVISSFAKNDNLHMVDCLFREMISSGIQADTYVYSISIDAHAEVGDVQKAEAYFGLLKKSGLCESATIYNSLIKLYTKAVHLAEAQKTYKLLKSLDTDTNLYASNCMIDLYSDHCMVNEAREIFENLKFTGKANEFSHAMMVCLYKKIARFDEAHRISKEMQASGFLTQALSYNSLIQMYVSGGRMEEALTIFQKMLASNTPPNDATFKALKIILVKGGVSKNDITRLELLRKNSTHDCLRHWYRILRMTVRSGDGSRRIIDTSALRTHILDIGDSNISKRNTRKHTTS, encoded by the coding sequence ATGATGGGCCCGTGCGATTGCTTCCTCCAtgccccctcgccgccgccgaatccgTCTTCGAGGCTCGCGGCTGCGGCGCCGGGAGCGCGCCGGAGGGATAGCAACCTCTCGTTCCAGTGCAGCGCAGTCTCTGCGCCGGCGAGAAGTGCTGAGACTTGCCCCAATTTGGTGGTTCCGTGCAGGGTTCATCGGCGGGCTGCTGAAAGGAGGAAGAGTGGGAGGTGGGGGCAGTATGGCGGGTCGCTTCCGGCAATGCTGGAGGCGCTGGAGCGCACTGAGGATATCGGGGAGGCGCTGCGGCCATGGAAGGACACGATGAGCAACCGGGAGAGGACAATCCTTCTCAAGGAGCAGAAGGATTGGAGGCGAGCGGTCGAAGTATTCAACTGGTTTCGCAGGAGGAGGCGACATGACGTCAATGTGATACACTACAATGTTGTTCTCTGCGCGGTTGGGAGGGCGAGGAGATGGGACATTGTTGCTAGGCTATGGCATGAGATGCATTCCAGTGGTGTTGCGCCGGATAATTCGACGTACGGTACACTTATTGATGTGCACTGTAAAGGGGGCAGGGAGAAGATGGCATTGCTTTGGCTTGGCGACATGTTCAAGCGGGGGTTGCTGCCCGATGAGATCACTATGAGTATTGTGCTTCAGGTACACAAGAAGGCTGGGGAGTATGAGAAAGCCGGGCTTTTCTTCAAAAGATGGTCCTTAGAGTCAGATGTAAACATGGAAGGACATCCTTGCTATAGTCTGTACACTTACAACACCTTGATTGATACTTATGGAAAGGCTGGCCAACTTGACAAAGTATCTGATACATTCAATCAAATGTTAAGAGAAGGTGTTTCACCAAATATTGTTACATTTAACACAATGATTCATGTTTGGGGTAAACACCATAGAATGGACCAAGTAGCTTCTCTGATGAGAACAATGGAGGAGTTTCAGTGCCTTCCAGACACTAGGACGTATAATATTCTGATCTCACTATACAGAGAAATCGATGATATTGATGTTGCAGAGTACTATTTCAGGAAGATGAAAACAGAAAATCTGCTGCCAGATGTTGTGAGCTGCCGCACTCTCTTGTACGGATACTCCATTAAGAGCTTGGTCAACAAAGCAGAAACTCTTCTTAAAGAAATGTACGAGAGGAACCTTGTGATTGATGAATACACACAATCAGCTGTGACGAGGATGTATGTCAATGCTGGGATGCTTGAGAAAGCGTGGCGTTGGTTTGAGAAGTTCAATTATCAAATGAACTCTGATTGCTTTTCTGCAAATATTGATGCATTTGGGGAGAGAGGACATATACTCCTTGCAGAGAAGGCTTTTTTGTGCTGCTTAAAAAGGAAGATGCTAAGTACTTGTGTTTGTAATGTTATGATCAAAGCATATGGTTTAGTAGAGAAGCTTGATGAGGCCTGTGAGATTGCTGATGGCATGGCGAGGTATGGCATTTTGCCTGATAACCTAACCTACAGTTCTCTGATTCAACTAATGTCAACTGCTAAACTGCCAGAGAAAGCTCTCTACTATTTGAGAAAGATGCAGGCAGCAAAATTGCTGATTGACTGTGTTTCTTATTCTGTGGTAATTAGTAGCTTTGCGAAAAACGACAATTTGCACATGGTCGACTGCCTGTTTAGAGAAATGATCTCATCAGGAATCCAAGCTGATACTTATGTTTACTCTATCTCAATTGATGCACATGCTGAAGTTGGAGATGTCCAGAAAGCTGAAGCATATTTTGGTTTGTTGAAAAAGTCTGGTTTATGTGAGAGTGCTACCATATATAATTCTTTGATCAAGCTCTACACAAAGGCAGTGCATCTTGCAGAGGCACAGAAAACGTACAAGCTTCTCAAATCATTAGATACAGATACCAACCTTTATGCATCAAACTGTATGATTGACCTTTATAGTGACCATTGTATGGTGAATGAAGCACGTGAGATCTTCGAGAATTTAAAGTTTACAGGAAAGGCAAATGAATTTTCACATGCAATGATGGTGTGCTTGTACAAGAAAATTGCTCGCTTTGATGAAGCCCACAGGATTTCTAAGGAAATGCAAGCTTCAGGATTTCTAACTCAGGCATTAAGCTACAACTCTCTGATACAAATGTACGTGTCTGGTGGAAGGATGGAAGAGGCTCTTACAATATTTCAGAAGATGTTGGCATCGAACACACCACCAAATGATGCAACATTCAAGGCACTAAAGATTATTTTAGTGAAAGGAGGGGTTTCAAAAAATGATATTACAAGGTTAGAATTGCTCAGAAAAAATAGCACACATGATTGCTTGCGTCACTGGTACAGGATACTACGCATGACAGTAAGATCAGGTGATGGTTCTCGACGTATTATTGATACCTCAGCTCTGAGGACACATATATTAGACATCGGTGATTCCAATATTAGCAAAAGAAATACAAGAAAACATACAACTTCATAA